The window CCGTGTTGTTGTACGAGCACTAATGCCACTAAGAGTGTGCTTTCTATTTTTTCAAGACTGGCTTCCCGTACAAATTTGTAGGCTAAATTAAGGCCTGCTTCTTTTTTGCAGAGACATTCTAAAAGAATGATAGCTTGTGTTCGAATTTGACAGTCGCTATGAGTTAGATTTTCTAGAGCTGCTTGCATGGCAGTATCAAGTGCTTTGTCCTGTTTAACAAGGTTTTTAAATAGATTGAGCGCTTCTAATCTGAGGTCTTCGTCATTGCTGTTGCTATAATGTGAAGCAAGATCAACAACTCTTTGTAGTTCTGCTTGCAAATTGAGGATGACTAGTATTTTTGAGAAGCTTTGAAGGTTGATTAGTTGATCTTCAGGGTCATCTATTTCGTCTAAAATCTCACTTGTTAATTTTTTGAGTGCTTTTTTGAGCAAGTTATTATCTTTATGACTGATTACAAACTTGCTGCTTTTGGCGAGGTAGTCAGCAATGCTGTAGTCGTTTTCATCAGTTTGGGTAGCATGCAATGATATTATTAATTGGCTGGCAAACCAAATAAAATTCGGATTTATTTCATGGGGGTTTCTTGTTTTAATGATGCGGTGCAAAATTGCGAATTTTTCTTCATCATCCAAAAGATTGCGCATAAAAAAGTTGTTGTGTGCATAAAAACTTTGTTCTTTGTGATAAATGCCAAACTTAATGTCGTAATTTTTATATAAATCCAAAAGAAGCAGTAAGTGTGGGGTTAGCGCATCTTCACGCAATGTTAGGTTTGAACAGAGTTTTTGTTGGTAAGGACTTGGTTTGTATTCAGTGTTTAAGCGTTCGGCACATGCGTGTATTCCTGGTTTGATATAAATTTCAAAGAATGCTTTGCCTTCTTTTTTTTCAACTTCTTGGCTGAGAGTTTTTTCTAGTTCTAGCGTTTGTTCGTTATGTTCTTCATCTAATTCGTGATCATTACTTAGTGTCCATTGGCATGCCAAGCATAAGTCTTTAAAGCGTGGTGAGGTAAACGTTGGGCTGAAAAAATCACCCGTCATGGTGCTTGGCGAAGGGATGCCAAGAAGGTGGTTAGTAATAATGGTAATATTCTTGAGCAATGCTTTAATTTCAAAAAGTTCATATTGGTCGTCTTGGATAAGAATATATGATTTGTTATTGACTGTGATGGTGTTAAACGTGTGTGCAGGCTGTGTTGTAACTCTTTGCGTTGCCGAATCGCGCGGAATAATGGCAACAGTACTGTGTTGGGCATCACTAGGGACTGGGATATTGTTAAGCCTAATAAAGCCATTCAAATTACCTGGGCATTCAAAATAAATTGTTGTGTTGTTGGCAGGTGTTGCCAATTGATAGGTTATATTAGGCAAGTTTTGAATGAGGTTGCTCCATTCTTGATGCACTTGTTGCATGCCTGATGTGTCTTCTTTTTTGTTGAGTAGATTGTTTTGAAAAAATGTGTTCAGTTCTGGTGCAAGAGTGAGGCCGTTGGCATTGCCTGCGGTTCGGGTAGTTTTGTTGTTGGTGGCAATTCTGCACAGGTTGTTTATGGTATTTTCTACGCAGTTGCTAAACTTGATTCCCTTGAAAGAAACTTTTTGGTGTTGCGATAGGCATGGAATAGTTTTGCCGTACAACTGGCGTCTTGTTTCAGTAAAAACAATATCAGCAAAGTCTGCATTGGTAAGACTTTCAACGGTTTCTTCTTCTGATTTTCCGGCTAGGCCAAGCTCAAGGCCTGCATGAATGTCGGTGTGCTCATCGTCAGCGTAAGAATCGCTGTACCAAGCTTGTTCAGGTCTTGTTTCTGATTCAAAGAAACGTTCATTCAGTTGATTAAAATAATCTTTAAAATCTTCTTTAGAATTTGTCTTTTGATAAATCCAGGCAAGAAGGGTGTGCTGGGCCGTGTAAGGTCTGTACAATAATCTATCGAGCAATTTGTAACTTGGCCCGGGTTGTGATGCCGAAGATGAAAGCGTAATTGTATTGGCAGTATAGAAATATTGGCATTCAGCGCAAGCGTCCACCAGTAATTGTGCAAAGTCTACAATATGCTTATAGATAGGCATTTGTTTGGTGTTAAATTTTTTTGCCAATTGTTCGTGCTCTGCGTGAGGCTTTAACCCTTCAATAATTTGAGCGACAGAGTACATTTCTTTTTGGCGCTGTCTTTTTAGTGTTTTTTCTTTGTGAGAACTTCTTGATCGTTGTCTTTTTCTTGAGTAATCATTTTGATTATCATCTTCAGCATCAGAGAAGGTGCTTTGAGAAGACGACGATGAGGCAGCCCCGCTTGAAGAAGTGCTTGAAGAGATTCTTTTTTGCTTGCTCATTTGAATATTTTCTTTTTCAAGAGTTTCTATAATTGTTGCCAACGGAGCTTTTCTCAAGATTGGTTTATTCAACAATTGAAGGGCTTTTTGTTTGAAGAGACTAAACTTATCGTTCGATCGATCGAGCTCTTTTTTGAGTCTGAGGTATTTAACAAAATCTTTAGCGTCTTGAGTAAACGTTTGATTGTTCAAATTAATTTGAAAGTCTTGGTCATTTACGAGTGTTTCTACAAGAGGATAGAAAGCAAAAGTGGGTGAATTTTTATATGTTTCCAGGATATTCAAAAGCTTGCCAACCGTTGTCCGAGAAAAATATCGAGCAGGAACGCTTACTTGCGTTGGTGCAAAGCTGCCAGGAACTACATGAAACAGCTGCCGGATTAACTTTATGGTTGCATGCTCTGGGTTACCAAAGTGATAAAGTTTTTGCAGGTACTTCATTTCTATACCAAGAGCACCACACGCTAGTGAGAGTGTGAGGCGGTGTTCGGGTTTTAAAACGGTATCGGTACCTTTGAGGTACTTAACATCGTTTGGCTGCGCGGTTGTTGCCAAGCCCAGGGCAAAAATAAGAACTTTTGATAATAAACGTAAAAACTTCATGATAACCTCCATTTTTTCTATCCATTGATAGTTTAATATATTCTAACAGAAATTTAAATTTCTGTAAAATGGAGCTAAATAGTGGCAAAAAGAAGCGATTTTTGATGTTTTTAGGGCTGGGGCGGGTGGCCTGAGGGTAGCTGGGCGGCTTTGTAAAGACCTGACCTTAGAAACACTATTTCTGTGAAGAAAAAATGGTCTGATCCAGGAAGCGCAGCACCTTCTTTTGGTACATTGGCGTATGATACGTATGCAGCCAGCCGTGGCGGCAGCGGGGGCCTATCCACAACCGAGTATCTTTGTTTTGGGCAACGGCATACAGTTGCAGGCTATTTTCTGGATTAATAAACTTGTCGTTGCAGGAGTGAATGAACAAAATGGGCTGTTTAATCTTTTTTACACTTTCGACGGGCGACATGTTGTGGATATCGCAATTGTTAACATAATGAAACATGGCGCGGGCGATGGGGAAAAATGGGTAGTAGGGCAGGCCGACCTTGAGCGTGAAGCCGCGCAAAAACATGGTTTTAAGTTCTGAAAACGTTGAGTCGATAATTAACGCATCACACAAATCTTGTTTAACTTCTGCTGCTTTGAGTGCGGAAGCGCCGCCCATTGAAATTCCCAACACAATCAGTGGCAATGTATTGTCATACTGTTTCATAAAGTCTGCCGCCGCAATAACGTCTTTGTACTCATGACAACCAATTGACGTAGTGCTACCAGGGCTTTGGCCATGAGCACGAAAGTCGAAGATTAAAATGTTGTACGTTGGAAACATATCTATCAGGCCGTACATAAACTCTTTGCAGCCTTGGTAGCCATGACACAACACCAAATTTGCTTGTGCATGTGGTCGTGCAAAAAGCAGGCCCTGCAACTCAAAATTATCGCTTGTGGTAAACGCGACGTGTTGTACGTCGCTACGCTTGAGTAACTCGCTGCGAATATCAACAGTGAGTGTAGAAAGTTTGGTGCCGTAAACAATGCGATCACCGGCGCTGACAAAGCGGTAAACGGTGTAGTACGAAATGCCCAGCACGGTCATGAGTGTGATAAAAAAGCAGCCCAGCGCAATAAAAAAAGAGCTGCGCGAAAGGTGTATCATTACAGCTTCAATCCCTGTTCATAAACGTTTCTTCCTGCCAAAAAATGCCAGTGAAGATGGAAAACACTTTGTCCAGATGCGCGCCCGTTGTTGCTGACAATATTAAACGATGGAGGGGTAGTAAGTGTTGTGCTTAATTCTGTGACCATGTTTACCATAGCAAGAGAAAAGTCTTTGTCTGCGGGCGTTAACGCACTCATATCAACAATATGTTTTTTAGGAATAATTAAATAATGAACTGGTGCTTTTGGTGTGATATCTTGAACGACAATGACATATTCATTTTCGGTGATTTTTTTTGCGGGAAGAGTTCCCTGAATGATTTTACAGAAAATACATGAGGGACTGAACATTTCCATACTCTTCTCTTTCTCTAGGAAATTTCACGGGACTTAGCCCTTCGAGACGCCCGTCTTCGCTTTTCAAGCTACGACGCGCTCCTCAGGGAGAACGGGAGAAATGTAACAAAGCTACTTTGCAAAGCAACCTGAAACTTATTTGTATTTCATTAAAAAAGGCTGGCCTGCCAACCGAAGCCACGTAGGGCGTAGGTTGGTGCCGAAGGTCGGACTCGAACCGACACGGTGTCGCCACCGCGGGATTTTGAGTCCCGTGCGTCTACCAATTTCGCCACTTCGGCATGCCCATGTAATTACGCACTATGCTACCAGAATGCTGCATAACGTCAAGAGTTTTGCATGCTTTTTTAAGGTTTTTTAAAGTGTGCTGGCCAAATTGAAGATTGGTAAATAAATGCTTAGCATCAAAATAGTAATGATTATGCCTACCAGGATAAGCAAAAGTGGGTTTGCAACGACTGTTAAAATATGCAGCGAGCGTGCTAGTTGTGTTTGCAAGGCAATCAGCATTTTGTCGAGCATGAGTGCCAGCTTGCCTGTTTGTTCGCCGGTTGAAACAAACGCAATAACATCATCAGGAAAGTAGCGCGTGCCACTTTGTTTAAGCGCTTTTTCAAACGATTTGCCTTGCGTGATAGCGGTGCTTATCAACTCCAGCTGATGCTTAAATTCTCCGTGCTGTGCGGCTTGTTGAGCAACGGTTAGTGCCTGGCTGAGTGTGGTGCCGCTTTTGAGCAGCATAGAAATCATTTGAAACGAGTAGATCAAGTTTGAGTAGAGCCATATTTTACGCACAAACGGTGTGCGTGCTACCAACCAGTCGGTTGCTGTTTTAACGCGTTCAAGTTTGAGCAGTAGGCGCGTGAGCGCTATAAAGCCGGGAATGCTTAGCCACACCAGCAAGCCTGCCGGTGCGCGCAAAAACGAGCTCAGCGCAATAATGTGCCGTGTGAGTGGTGGCAGCTCTTTGCCGGTGGACGTAAACAGTTCTTGAAACTGCGGGATAATAAAAATCATGATACAGCCAACAATGAGCAGGGCAAACGTGAGCGTGATGCCGGGCAGCAGGGCTGCTTGCTTGAGCTTTTTGGTTAGCTGGATGCGCTGCTGCAGGTAGGCAACAATGGTATAAAACGAGTCGGAAAGTTTACCCGCGGCTTGGCCTGCCTTGACGGCGTTGATAATAAACGGCGAAAATGCCCCTGTTTGCTCGAGAGCGTGCGAGAAGCTATTGCCGCAGGTTATTTCTTTTATCAGGTGCTGGGCGTGACCCTTGAGCGTTTGGTTGCTGGTTTGTTTGGCGACCAGTTCAAGCGCGTGTGCAAGATCTATGCCGCTTTCAAGCAGGAGTGCCAATGTTGCAAAAAAGCGTTCTAGTTCTTGTGGGGCGAGTTTTGTGCGGCTCAAATGCAAAAACGAGAAGAGTGGTTTCTTTTTGGCATACGACAAAAGGGCTATCTGTCGGTCGAGTAGTTCTTTTTTGAGCGCTTCGGGTGTAACCGCCTCGTGGTAGCCGTGTTGGTTGTTGCCGTGTGCGTCAATGCCTTTCCAAAAAAACGTTGGCATAGCACCCTCGCTAAATAGTCATTTGCACTTCAAGCCCCAGTTCGAGCAAGATCTCTTCTTTTGAACGTTTGGTATCAATTTTTATTAATTTTGACCGAGAAGTTGCGCCGCGCACAATTTCTACGTTGTTTTGTGCTACGTTGAGTTTTTTGCTCAAAAATTTTATCAACTCAGCATTGGCCTTTCCGCTCTCGGGCGCGCTTTTTAAGTAGCATTTGATTGTGTTGTTTTTGTCATAGTTTAATGCTTGTTTGCCCGCATTTGGGGTTACTTTTATTTCAAGGAGAATGCTCATAACGTCCCTCTCACTAGCGTTTTTCGTAAAAAAACAAAAAAAATGATAGACAATTGCGACATTTTTATTATTATTTCATATACTAACTCAAGGTAAGAAGATACAGAAATAGATTGAAATACCCAAGATTATAAAATAATATGCGCCCATAGCTCAATTGGATAGAGTATCAGACTACGAATCTGACGGTTAGAGGTTCGAGTCCTCTTGGGCGCACCATCCTACGCTCGGCGTGCTTAGGCACTTGTAGCTTT is drawn from Candidatus Babeliales bacterium and contains these coding sequences:
- a CDS encoding lysophospholipase, coding for MIHLSRSSFFIALGCFFITLMTVLGISYYTVYRFVSAGDRIVYGTKLSTLTVDIRSELLKRSDVQHVAFTTSDNFELQGLLFARPHAQANLVLCHGYQGCKEFMYGLIDMFPTYNILIFDFRAHGQSPGSTTSIGCHEYKDVIAAADFMKQYDNTLPLIVLGISMGGASALKAAEVKQDLCDALIIDSTFSELKTMFLRGFTLKVGLPYYPFFPIARAMFHYVNNCDIHNMSPVESVKKIKQPILFIHSCNDKFINPENSLQLYAVAQNKDTRLWIGPRCRHGWLHTYHTPMYQKKVLRFLDQTIFSSQK
- a CDS encoding HIT domain-containing protein, producing MEMFSPSCIFCKIIQGTLPAKKITENEYVIVVQDITPKAPVHYLIIPKKHIVDMSALTPADKDFSLAMVNMVTELSTTLTTPPSFNIVSNNGRASGQSVFHLHWHFLAGRNVYEQGLKL
- a CDS encoding type II secretion system F family protein, which produces MPTFFWKGIDAHGNNQHGYHEAVTPEALKKELLDRQIALLSYAKKKPLFSFLHLSRTKLAPQELERFFATLALLLESGIDLAHALELVAKQTSNQTLKGHAQHLIKEITCGNSFSHALEQTGAFSPFIINAVKAGQAAGKLSDSFYTIVAYLQQRIQLTKKLKQAALLPGITLTFALLIVGCIMIFIIPQFQELFTSTGKELPPLTRHIIALSSFLRAPAGLLVWLSIPGFIALTRLLLKLERVKTATDWLVARTPFVRKIWLYSNLIYSFQMISMLLKSGTTLSQALTVAQQAAQHGEFKHQLELISTAITQGKSFEKALKQSGTRYFPDDVIAFVSTGEQTGKLALMLDKMLIALQTQLARSLHILTVVANPLLLILVGIIITILMLSIYLPIFNLASTL
- a CDS encoding DUF167 domain-containing protein, translating into MSILLEIKVTPNAGKQALNYDKNNTIKCYLKSAPESGKANAELIKFLSKKLNVAQNNVEIVRGATSRSKLIKIDTKRSKEEILLELGLEVQMTI